A single window of Culicoides brevitarsis isolate CSIRO-B50_1 chromosome 3, AGI_CSIRO_Cbre_v1, whole genome shotgun sequence DNA harbors:
- the LOC134834842 gene encoding lachesin-like isoform X2 yields MGYFNIICTAYLLIISICYSEEKKAGISYISPEQVKNIGENVVMNCTVDNIGELPVFWNKKHRGITTDQTVVSVNNNKLVNDPRYELVFVNGSQQTFSLKINNIQIHDSGIYECQIVANFTTKITQFVELQVRSPPTIIDQHSTLHLNVEEGQDVVLKCYAEGYPRPTITWTRDLNAILPAGGQSTEGQELRIKNCRKEDRGLYFCSASNNVGEPVQKSVNLEVEFAPIISVFRPKVAQVQGYSIDLECNVLAHPPSQIEWTKDGKILYNDNHYEISHLGIVNDLTLSKVRILSVENHNYGDYQCKATNKMGFAQSRINLYKPVIPIEYTNNKL; encoded by the exons atgggatatttcaatattatttgtaCAGCATATTTACTTATTATAAGTATTT gttattcagaagaaaaaaaggcagGAATATCTTACATATCACCTgaacaagtaaaaaatattggagAAAATGTTGTTATGAATTGCACAGTAGACAATATTGGAGAGTTGCCGgttttttggaataaaaaacaTCGTGGTATAACAACAGATCAAACAGTAGTCTCtgttaataacaacaaattagTAAATGATCCACGATATGAACTTGTTTTTGTAAATGGCTCACAACAGACATTTAGCCTAAAG ataaataatattcaaattcaCGATTCCGGTATTTATGAATGTCAAATTGTTGCTAATTTCACTACAAAGATAACGCAATTTGTGGAGTTACAAGTTCGAAGTCCACCAACAATCATAGACCAACATTCCACGCTTCATTTGAATGTAGAAGAAGGCCAAGATGTTGTTTTAAAGTGCTACGCTGAGGGATACCCACGCCCGACAATCACATGGACTCGAGATTTGAATGCTATTTTACCTGCAGGTGGACAATCAACAGA GGGACAagaattaagaataaaaaattgtcgaaaggAAGATCGTGGACTTTATTTCTGTTCTGCGAGCAATAATGTCGGAGAGCCTGTACAAAAATCAGTAAACCTCGAAGTTGAGTTTGCTCCAATTATTTCAGTATTTCGACCGAAAGTTGCACAAGTACAAGGTTATTCAATCGATTTAGAATGCAACGTTCTTGCACACCCTCCATCTCAAATTGAATGGACTAAAGATGGAAAAATCTTGTATAATGATAATCATTATGAAATCTCACACTTGGGAATCGTCAATGATTTAACATTGTCAAAAGTTAGGATTTTATCTGTTGAAAATCATAACTATGGAGATTATCAATGTAAAGCTACAAATAAAATGGGATTTGCTCAATCAAGAATCAATTTGTATA AGCCTGTTATTCCAATCGAATACACAAATAATAAGTTGTAG
- the LOC134833781 gene encoding uncharacterized protein LOC134833781 isoform X1: MNLLRLFLLLAGLYPNIIQCKRYDGIHRTKCDTDEQTKIKIKNDNNITRRLSLLREHMQLRVSLIGPEIDAYIITSFDEHLNENLQEFDERHIFISGFTGSFATIVVTLKSTALWTDDRFISLANQELDCEWNIFKSGESPTISEWLAQELQADARVGSDPKMVPHSTWIKWEKKMNEKSLRLVPIKNNLVDLVWKTNRPEPRQFSIRVHPQMYAGEKWQSKLQRLRKALSSHEVDAMVVTSLTEIAYLLNLRGFDIPFIPVFKAYMIITHNEAYLYTNKTKITLGIELHLKLKECSENCIYLKKYEDIFDDIRTFSQKWRRVLVPAPSTFDHGASEAIYSAFHDGMVFEKVSPVIYMRAQKNEVEREGMKRAHIRDAAAMCDVFAYLEQKHLNGDRFTELSLSAKIDSIRLSTNFSRGLSLPTIVAVGVHASEPYYMPNNQTNSEITDKHVILIESGGQYIDGTTDVSRTIHLGEPTQEEQKVYTNVLIGLIRLSMLEFPANMRPAGIDAIARGPQWTFGNDYAHGTGHGIGSYSSVYESPANIAFNNHNNHPFKEGYFFTTEPAFYRPGYFGVRLENVVEVIDTGKVHPNGEKFLAIKDATLVPFEPKLIDRSMMSAPEKKWLNDYNARIREEVGKYLKETIRNEAFYWMMNKTQHVIEYLPESDYKSIGGTNCFITSFGIVFIGLLLNYF; encoded by the exons ATGAACCTCCTACGTTTATTTCTACTTTTGGCAG GCTTGTATCCCAATATAATACAGTGTAAGCGTTATGATGGAATACATAGGACTAAATGTGATACAGATGAACAGACTAAAATTAAA atcaaaaatgataataatataactCGTCGTTTATCTTTATTAAGAGAACATATGCAATTGAGAGTGTCTCTTATAGGACCAGAAATTGATGCTTACATTATTACCTCATTCGATGaacatttgaatgaaaatttacaagaatttgATGAACGACACATTTTTATAAGTGGATTTACAGGAAGTTTTGCAACAATTGTTGTAACATTAAAATCAACAGCATTATGGACAGATGATAGATTTATATCTTTAGCTAACCAGGAACTAGATTGTGAATGGAATATATTCAAATCAGGAGAATCTCCCACCATTTCAGAGTGGCTTGca caAGAACTACAGGCGGATGCTAGGGTTGGATCGGACCCTAAGATGGTTCCACACAGCACATGGATTAAATGGgaaaagaaaatgaatgaGAAAAGTCTTCGACTCGTGCCTATTAAGAATAATTTAGTTGATCTCGTATGGAAAACTAACCGTCCAGAGCCTCGGCAATTTTCCATAAGAGTACACCCGCAAATGTATGCTGGAGAAAAATGGCAATCAAAATTACAAAGATTGAGAAAAGCTTTATCATCACATGAAGTTGATGCAATGGTTGTTACATCTCTTACAGAAATAGCgtatttattaaacttaagAGGATTTGACATTCCATTTATACCTGTGTTTAAG GCTTATATGATAATTACCCACAATGAAGCATACTTGTacacaaataaaacaaaaatcaccCTTGGAATTGAGCttcatttaaaacttaaagaaTGCTCAGAAAACTGTATCTA tttgaaaaaatatgaggaTATATTTGATGATATTCGAACATTCTCGCAAAAATGGAGGCGCGTTCTCGTTCCAGCTCCTAGTACATTTGATCATGGAGCATCGGAAGCTATATATTCAGCATTTCATGATGGAATGGTATTTGAAAAAGTATCACCAGTGATTTATATGAGAGCACAAAAGAACGAGGTCGAAAGAGAAGGAATGAAAAGAGCTCATATTCGAGACGCTGCAGCTATGTGTGACGTATTTGCATATTTAGAACAAAAG CATTTAAATGGCGATCGTTTTACTGAATTATCTTTGAGTGCAAAAATCGACAGTATACGACtgtcaacaaatttttctagAGGATTATCCTTGCCAACGATTGTTGCTGTTGGTGTACATGCAAGTGAACCATATTATATGCCAAACAACCAAACCAATTCTGAAATAACTGATAAACATGTGATATTAATTGAGTCGGGGGGGCAATACATAGATGGGACAACAGACGTCAGTAGAACAATTCATTTAGGAGAACCCACACAAGAAGAGCAAAAAGTATATACAAATGTATTGATTGGTTTGATTCGCCTGTCTATGTTAGAGTTTCCCGCAAACATGAGGCCCGCTGGAATCGATGCAATAGCAAG gggACCCCAATGGACATTTGGAAATGATTATGCACATGGAACTGGACATGGAATAGGATCTTATTCGTCAGTTTATGAAT cACCAGCAAACATTGCGTTCAACAATCATAACAATCACCCATTTAAAGAAGGGTACTTTTTCACTACTGAACCTGCATTTTATCGTCCAGGATACTTTGGAGTTCGGTTAGAAAATGTAGTAGAAGTTATTGATACTGGAAAAGTACACCCTAATGGAGAAAAGTTTCTTGCTATCAAAGATGCTACTTTGGTTCCATTTGAACCTAAGCTAATTGATCGTTCAATGATGAGCGCCCCAGAGAAAAAGTGGTTAAATGATTATAATGCAAGAATCAGAGAAGAagttggaaaatatttaaaagagacTATACGCAATGAAGCTTTCTATTGGATGATGAATAAAACTCAACATGTCATTGAATATTTACCTGAATCTGATTACAAAAGTATTGGTGGCACTAATTGCTTTATAACAAGCTTTGGAATAGTTTTTATTggtttgttattaaattatttttaa
- the LOC134833914 gene encoding centrosomal and chromosomal factor: MAMTACYRNFEVPPISQNMSHNLMTSYQARHHSITSHQHSQKDYSIPLHVDCSVEYELPNQAKPPAGARVEPLLMIHPCYFRKMESQRRSPFINNMPNQQTSHINSSGSLSSNNINTSNAKVFRHQSSSSLLRPNHINHTTPQHHGQILNTANVQLPSSNTANTLSSSKIRTSQQQINLKQQIDEYVQRQIVQMSTPQTSIAYSITNSHNISQINSQSTSRASSNGHYLGQQSQRSTSTWDPYNIGGQHQKIVEGHNSKEASHISNTSIIEGGGLLSTGQWGENIEKTSSMAAIPRDYQSGPECIPIVIKPNTVKQVQHINIYRNSVGKRDAMLSGVYSGESTSTEISPTDVMWKTNKPRKFLSKTDTSVNKIMSNNKTSSSTKNTCSSIQSNQIYNIHRSSTTNQDQRNILSGKYKQYLRSQRLHPYSLLPDALTAVTSESAFPQINSTPSMFQQISCFNV; the protein is encoded by the coding sequence ATGGCGATGACAGCTTGTTATCGAAATTTTGAAGTTCCaccaatttcacaaaatatgtCACATAATCTAATGACCAGTTATCAAGCGCGTCATCATAGTATAACATCACATCAACATTCTCAAAAGGATTACAGTATTCCTTTGCATGTCGATTGCAGTGTGGAATATGAACTACCAAATCAAGCAAAACCTCCAGCTGGTGCACGTGTTGAACCTCTACTTATGATACATCCGtgttattttcgaaaaatggaGTCACAACGTCGTAGTCCATTCATCAATAATATGCCAAATCAACAAACATCGCATATTAATTCAAGTGGTAGTTTATCTTCAAACAATATAAACACTTCCAATGCAAAAGTTTTTCGACATCAGTCTTCATCAAGCTTGCTGAGACCAAATCATATCAATCACACAACACCTCAGCACCACGGACAAATCTTAAATACTGCCAATGTGCAATTACCGTCATCAAACACAGCAAACACTTTGTCGTCATCTAAAATAAGAACATCGCAACAGCAAATCAATTTGAAACAACAAATAGATGAATATGTCCAAAGGCAAATTGTTCAAATGTCCACACCTCAAACTTCAATAGCCTATTCAATAACTAATAGTCACaatatttctcaaattaaCAGCCAAAGTACAAGTAGAGCCTCTAGCAATGGGCATTACCTCGGACAACAATCCCAAAGATCCACATCCACGTGGGATCCTTACAATATTGGTGGAcagcatcaaaaaattgttgaaggcCATAACTCGAAAGAAGCGTCTCACATAAGTAATACATCAATTATTGAAGGGGGAGGATTGTTATCTACAGGACAATGgggtgaaaatattgaaaaaacttcATCTATGGCAGCCATTCCAAGAGATTATCAATCAGGTCCGGAATGCATTCCAATCGTTATCAAGCCAAATACTGTAAAACAAGTACAGCATATCAATATATATCGAAACTCTGTAGGTAAACGAGATGCTATGCTTTCAGGAGTTTACAGTGGTGAAAGTACTTCAACTGAAATTTCACCAACTGATGTAATGTGGAAAACTAATAAGCCAAGAAAGTTTCTTTCGAAAACTGATACTagcgtaaataaaattatgtcaaacaacaaaacaagttcctcaacaaaaaatacatgTTCGAGTATTCAAAGCAACCAAATTTATAACATACACCGTTCATCAACCACAAATCAAGATCAACGTAATATTCTAAGTGGAAAATATAAACAATATTTGCGGTCACAAAGACTGCATCCGTATTCATTGTTACCGGATGCTTTGACAGCAGTTACATCTGAAAGTGCTTTTCCTCAAATAAATTCGACTCCTTCAatgtttcaacaaatttcttgCTTCAACGTGTGA
- the LOC134834195 gene encoding MOB kinase activator-like 4 — MEMTEKVKIIRRNRPGIKSKHFFKWEEEPFEEMDSTLAIQQYIQQIIRKDPLNIDCILSMPENQDEGVWKYEHLRQFCMELDGLAVRLQSQCFPNTCNQMTATEQWIFLCAAHKTPKECPAIDYTRHTLDGAACLLNSNKYFPSRVSIKESSVLKLGSVCRRVYRIFSHAYFHHRRVFNEFESETALCLRFTLFVTKYNLMSKENLIVPLPDNESISNESEA, encoded by the exons atggaaatgacagaaaaagtgaaaataattcGAAGAAATCGACCAGGAATAAAATCAAAG CACTTTTTCAAATGGGAAGAAGAACCTTTCGAAGAAATGGATTCTACATTAGCAATACAACAATACATTCAACAAATTATACGAAAAGATCCTTTAAACATAGATTGTATATTGTCAATGCCTGAAAACCAGGATGAAGGGGTTTGGAAGTATGAACATTTACGGCAGTTTTGTATGGAACTTGATGGACTGGCCGTACGCTTGCAGTCTCAATGTTTCCCTAATACATGCAATCAAATGACTGCCACAGAGCAATGGATATTTCTTTGTGCAG CTCACAAAACACCGAAAGAATGTCCAGCTATTGATTACACACGTCATACATTAGATGGAGCTGCATGTTTGCTGAATagtaacaaatattttcctaGCAGAGTGTCAATCAAAGAATCTTCTGTTTTGAAGTTGGGATCTGTATGCCGAAGAGTTTATCGGATTTTTTCTCATGCATATTTTCACCACCGTCGGGTTTTCAATGAATTCGAATCAGAAACTGCTTTGTGTTTAAGGTTCACGCTATTTGTAACAAA atacAACTTAATGAGTAAAGAGAACCTAATTGTTCCACTTCCAGATAACGAGTCCATTTCAAATGAATCTGAagcataa
- the LOC134834842 gene encoding lachesin-like isoform X1 has product MGYFNIICTAYLLIISICYSEEKKAGISYISPEQVKNIGENVVMNCTVDNIGELPVFWNKKHRGITTDQTVVSVNNNKLVNDPRYELVFVNGSQQTFSLKINNIQIHDSGIYECQIVANFTTKITQFVELQVRSPPTIIDQHSTLHLNVEEGQDVVLKCYAEGYPRPTITWTRDLNAILPAGGQSTEGQELRIKNCRKEDRGLYFCSASNNVGEPVQKSVNLEVEFAPIISVFRPKVAQVQGYSIDLECNVLAHPPSQIEWTKDGKILYNDNHYEISHLGIVNDLTLSKVRILSVENHNYGDYQCKATNKMGFAQSRINLYSQSFPNINYSGLVWIDSSKFSKANTQYKFSIIYIISCIWIIII; this is encoded by the exons atgggatatttcaatattatttgtaCAGCATATTTACTTATTATAAGTATTT gttattcagaagaaaaaaaggcagGAATATCTTACATATCACCTgaacaagtaaaaaatattggagAAAATGTTGTTATGAATTGCACAGTAGACAATATTGGAGAGTTGCCGgttttttggaataaaaaacaTCGTGGTATAACAACAGATCAAACAGTAGTCTCtgttaataacaacaaattagTAAATGATCCACGATATGAACTTGTTTTTGTAAATGGCTCACAACAGACATTTAGCCTAAAG ataaataatattcaaattcaCGATTCCGGTATTTATGAATGTCAAATTGTTGCTAATTTCACTACAAAGATAACGCAATTTGTGGAGTTACAAGTTCGAAGTCCACCAACAATCATAGACCAACATTCCACGCTTCATTTGAATGTAGAAGAAGGCCAAGATGTTGTTTTAAAGTGCTACGCTGAGGGATACCCACGCCCGACAATCACATGGACTCGAGATTTGAATGCTATTTTACCTGCAGGTGGACAATCAACAGA GGGACAagaattaagaataaaaaattgtcgaaaggAAGATCGTGGACTTTATTTCTGTTCTGCGAGCAATAATGTCGGAGAGCCTGTACAAAAATCAGTAAACCTCGAAGTTGAGTTTGCTCCAATTATTTCAGTATTTCGACCGAAAGTTGCACAAGTACAAGGTTATTCAATCGATTTAGAATGCAACGTTCTTGCACACCCTCCATCTCAAATTGAATGGACTAAAGATGGAAAAATCTTGTATAATGATAATCATTATGAAATCTCACACTTGGGAATCGTCAATGATTTAACATTGTCAAAAGTTAGGATTTTATCTGTTGAAAATCATAACTATGGAGATTATCAATGTAAAGCTACAAATAAAATGGGATTTGCTCAATCAAGAATCAATTTGTATA gtcaATCATTTCCTAATATAAATTACTCAGGATTAGTATGGATAGACAGCTCAAAGTTCTCTAAAGCAAATAcccaatataaattttcaatcatttataTAATATCTTGTATTtggattataattatttaa
- the LOC134833781 gene encoding uncharacterized protein LOC134833781 isoform X2, with amino-acid sequence MPACKIYKPLPIKFKSSIQKSKEKYFTEKHRLIVDTKKLQELQADARVGSDPKMVPHSTWIKWEKKMNEKSLRLVPIKNNLVDLVWKTNRPEPRQFSIRVHPQMYAGEKWQSKLQRLRKALSSHEVDAMVVTSLTEIAYLLNLRGFDIPFIPVFKAYMIITHNEAYLYTNKTKITLGIELHLKLKECSENCIYLKKYEDIFDDIRTFSQKWRRVLVPAPSTFDHGASEAIYSAFHDGMVFEKVSPVIYMRAQKNEVEREGMKRAHIRDAAAMCDVFAYLEQKHLNGDRFTELSLSAKIDSIRLSTNFSRGLSLPTIVAVGVHASEPYYMPNNQTNSEITDKHVILIESGGQYIDGTTDVSRTIHLGEPTQEEQKVYTNVLIGLIRLSMLEFPANMRPAGIDAIARGPQWTFGNDYAHGTGHGIGSYSSVYESPANIAFNNHNNHPFKEGYFFTTEPAFYRPGYFGVRLENVVEVIDTGKVHPNGEKFLAIKDATLVPFEPKLIDRSMMSAPEKKWLNDYNARIREEVGKYLKETIRNEAFYWMMNKTQHVIEYLPESDYKSIGGTNCFITSFGIVFIGLLLNYF; translated from the exons ATGCCAGCCTGTAAAATATATAAGCCGCTcccaatcaaatttaaaagttctattcaaaaatcaaaagaaaaatattttacagaaaaacatCGTTTGAttgttgatacaaaaaaactt caAGAACTACAGGCGGATGCTAGGGTTGGATCGGACCCTAAGATGGTTCCACACAGCACATGGATTAAATGGgaaaagaaaatgaatgaGAAAAGTCTTCGACTCGTGCCTATTAAGAATAATTTAGTTGATCTCGTATGGAAAACTAACCGTCCAGAGCCTCGGCAATTTTCCATAAGAGTACACCCGCAAATGTATGCTGGAGAAAAATGGCAATCAAAATTACAAAGATTGAGAAAAGCTTTATCATCACATGAAGTTGATGCAATGGTTGTTACATCTCTTACAGAAATAGCgtatttattaaacttaagAGGATTTGACATTCCATTTATACCTGTGTTTAAG GCTTATATGATAATTACCCACAATGAAGCATACTTGTacacaaataaaacaaaaatcaccCTTGGAATTGAGCttcatttaaaacttaaagaaTGCTCAGAAAACTGTATCTA tttgaaaaaatatgaggaTATATTTGATGATATTCGAACATTCTCGCAAAAATGGAGGCGCGTTCTCGTTCCAGCTCCTAGTACATTTGATCATGGAGCATCGGAAGCTATATATTCAGCATTTCATGATGGAATGGTATTTGAAAAAGTATCACCAGTGATTTATATGAGAGCACAAAAGAACGAGGTCGAAAGAGAAGGAATGAAAAGAGCTCATATTCGAGACGCTGCAGCTATGTGTGACGTATTTGCATATTTAGAACAAAAG CATTTAAATGGCGATCGTTTTACTGAATTATCTTTGAGTGCAAAAATCGACAGTATACGACtgtcaacaaatttttctagAGGATTATCCTTGCCAACGATTGTTGCTGTTGGTGTACATGCAAGTGAACCATATTATATGCCAAACAACCAAACCAATTCTGAAATAACTGATAAACATGTGATATTAATTGAGTCGGGGGGGCAATACATAGATGGGACAACAGACGTCAGTAGAACAATTCATTTAGGAGAACCCACACAAGAAGAGCAAAAAGTATATACAAATGTATTGATTGGTTTGATTCGCCTGTCTATGTTAGAGTTTCCCGCAAACATGAGGCCCGCTGGAATCGATGCAATAGCAAG gggACCCCAATGGACATTTGGAAATGATTATGCACATGGAACTGGACATGGAATAGGATCTTATTCGTCAGTTTATGAAT cACCAGCAAACATTGCGTTCAACAATCATAACAATCACCCATTTAAAGAAGGGTACTTTTTCACTACTGAACCTGCATTTTATCGTCCAGGATACTTTGGAGTTCGGTTAGAAAATGTAGTAGAAGTTATTGATACTGGAAAAGTACACCCTAATGGAGAAAAGTTTCTTGCTATCAAAGATGCTACTTTGGTTCCATTTGAACCTAAGCTAATTGATCGTTCAATGATGAGCGCCCCAGAGAAAAAGTGGTTAAATGATTATAATGCAAGAATCAGAGAAGAagttggaaaatatttaaaagagacTATACGCAATGAAGCTTTCTATTGGATGATGAATAAAACTCAACATGTCATTGAATATTTACCTGAATCTGATTACAAAAGTATTGGTGGCACTAATTGCTTTATAACAAGCTTTGGAATAGTTTTTATTggtttgttattaaattatttttaa
- the LOC134835310 gene encoding acyl-CoA Delta-9 desaturase-like: protein MQENIHKRKIIWRNVIILSYVHAVAIYSAINISQCKWQVSLFAFFIANLAAIGITAGAHRLWTHKSYKAKLPLKIILLIFQTLSFQQCIYDWARDHRVHHKYTDTDADPHNSKKGFFFSHIGWLLVNKHPEVINKGKNIDMTDLQNDPLVMWQKKHCNWFLPVVGFLVPVWLSAILFDEQWFHAWNAQCFRYVVGLNLTWLLNSGAHKWGAKPYDKNISPTDTLIMGITCFGEGWHNYHHVFPWDYKTSELSNYGYNFTIAFIDFFAKIGWAYDLKTVSEETIRKRMIRTGDGSNQYSNIKNIYSKEINDSNNNCQPDHKTFDNKFSKNIWGWDDKDLDEEDKLFVHIYNQENKQ from the exons ATGCAAGAAAATATacataaacgaaaaattatttggcgAAATGTTATTATATTGTCTTATGTACATGCTGTAGCAATTTATAGCGCAATCAACATATCACAATGCAAATGGCAAGTTTCATTGTTtg CTTTTTTCATTGCAAACTTAGCTGCCATTGGAATTACAGCAGGTGCTCATCGACTTTGGACACACAAAT CCTATAAAGCAAAACTAccgttgaaaataatattattgattttccaAACGCTTTCTTTTCAACAATGTATATATGATTGGGCACGAGATCATCGAGTCCATCATAAATATACTGACACGGATGCAGATCcacataattcaaaaaaag GATTTTTCTTCTCACATATTGGATGGTTGCTGGTCAATAAGCATCCAGAAGTTattaataaaggaaaaaacatAGATATGACTGATTTGCAGAATGATCCTTTGGTAATGTGGCAAAAAAAACACTGTAATTGGTTTTTACCGGTTGTAGGATTTTTGGTTCCAGTCTGGCTATCTGCGATTTTATTCGACGAGCAATGGTTTCATGCATGGAATGCCCAATGCTTTCGTTATGTCGTTGGATTAAATTTAACGTGGTTACTTAATAGTGGAGCACATAAGTGGGGAGCAAAACCATATGACAa AAATATCAGCCCTACAGACACACTAATTATGGGCATTACATGCTTTGGAGAAGGATGGCacaa CTATCATCACGTGTTTCCTTGGGATTACAAAACATCGGAACTTTCAAACTATGGATATAATTTTACAATCGCTTTCATCGATTTCTTCGCTAAAATAG gCTGGGCGTATGATTTGAAAACTGTCTCTGAAGAAACTATTAGAAAAAGAATGATACGTACTGGAGATGGTTCAAATCAATACagtaatatcaaaaatatatattcaaaagaaataaacgattcaaataataattgtcaACCAGATCACAAAACGTTTGAcaataaatttagcaaaaatatttgggGATGGGACGATAAAGATTTGGACGAAgaagataaattatttgttcatatttacaatcaagaaaataaacaaTGA